The Melanotaenia boesemani isolate fMelBoe1 chromosome 3, fMelBoe1.pri, whole genome shotgun sequence genome contains the following window.
GCTCTGATGCAACTCTCTGCTGTATGCAGAAACTGTGCAGCAGCACCTGCGGCCAGCATCCATCCCCGTCCTCCGTTACAGGAGCTTTCCATTCTTACCGCAGAGTAGCTGCATCCAGGCGCACGTCTTGTAAACCGTGGCGGTgttgcagaagaagaagagggtgAAAGATCCGATACAGCTGACGGTGAGAACCATGGACATCAACACGAAGAAGGAGGCCGCCCTGAAGGCTCCCGAAGGGATGGAGCTGAAGTCAGAGAAGCTGCCCTGGCAGAGGAGCTCGCGGTCGGACTTCCCGTTGCCCACGCAGTAGTGGAACAAGCCGAAGTATCCAGCCTGGGGGGAGTTGATGCTGTCACCGATCCAGTACGGCTCGATGAAGACCACCACGTTAATGATGGCCAAGCAGATGGTGAAAATGGCCCACAGGATCCCGATGGTCCGCGAGTTCCGCATGTAGTTGTCATGGTAGATTTTAGCGGCGTCTTGCGAAGGCAGCATTTTCTTTCCCAGCCCCCGTAACCCCCCCACATCCACCAGCACTGACTGTTGTTCTTCACTTGTTCTCTGGCTACtgatacaaataataaaatgaaacaagagaataataataataataataataataataataataataataataataataataataattactattTAACAAATATCTAAGGATCCACAGACTCGTCCACTGATCGTGATCTCACATTTCCCACACCCCCCCTCTGCTCCCCTCAGATCAGTGAGTCAGTTCAGAGACAGAGCCGCAGACAGGGCCAGAAATGGATGGGATGAGCAGCATggtctcctcttcctcctcttcctcctcacagCGGCTACAAACTGACCGATGGTGTCCACTCAGCTGTGCGAAAGAGGGGACGCGGTCACCCTGTGGAGTTTCCCAGGACGTGATGAATCCTCCCAGAAGTACACACATCCAAAAACACTCCCAGCCTTTAACTTGCTCCActgatagataaataaataaataaataaacaaacaaataaataaataaatctgggtAGTCAGTCCTCACACACGGTGCACTTGCAGCCTCATGACTTTGGATGTTGTTTCTGCCTCCGCTGTCTCTGCGCGCGCAaccgctctctctctctctctctctctctctctctctctctctctctctctctctctctctttagtGAAAGATGAAGGCACGTGCACATCTTGAATTTTGATTTAGCGCAAACTGCCGGACATCTCTGTTCAGGCTTCACATGATTCTTTAACCATGCTGTTCATGTCCTGTCCTTCCGGTCAGTTTTGACCCGGACCAAGAATTTCCTTTCCTCATTGCTCAAATTCTAAACAACATATATGTTCAGAGTCTTAACATCTTTTATCACATAAATAAACGTATGATAAATCCTTAATAAATGtttcagagagcaggaagagtgTATTTTATAGGTTTTACAACATTCATTTTTGtggaaaagacataaaaacataaaaccttaaTGATTTTGACTGAATTTATAAATGTTATGAATCATCTGCTGTAGGATTTTTAATATAACCATGTTTAGACATTGCAACCAGCAAATACTGTCTTCATTACTATATCATAAGAGATAtaatttccttcttttaaaagaagattTTCTTGGCTCTAGTGgtgtttgttttagttgttaGAAAATGGGGCCTCAGATGGGGCCGACCCATTAAAGAGCTGCAGCCTCTGTTCAACCAGTTGGGCTGGACACCATCCCATAATTATcaatattaaataaagatttatcatttagaacacaaaacattaaacgCTAAACACTTATTATCTTTTACTGAGTCTGTTCTTTCTGCTTGGTGGCATCTCACTAACAGACCGCTGTTAGTGAGATGGTCCAGTCGCCTGATTGGTGGGTCACAGTCTTGTCCAGCAGACAGGTACAGAGAGGGCTTTATCTAATCTTAATAATGGCTCCCATCCTCTacagcagtggttttcaaactggaGGTTGGGACCCCATGGGGGTCACCAGATAATTTCAGTGGGTCACCAGATAATTAAGAAATATATAGCCcacatttataaagaaaaacaaacaaaaaaagggatttttttttccaaaggcCATCAAAATGTTATACaaatgccatattaaaaatctggaATTGACATTATCTCTacaaaagaagctgattttgggcatgtaggtgccttgtcacagcagtgaaccacTGAAAGCATCTTTATCCTCCTTGTTCATGTAGATTCTggcagttttccagccttttacAGAATGCTGTAAGTTGACCCATtgatacatcacacaattaatcacaattaatcaccAAATCGTCATGTGGTGGGGGTCGCGAGCATAAATGCATCTTATCTTGGGGGTCGTGGCTGAAAAAAGTTTGCtctacagcagtggttcccgaccttttttccttgaggacccccttcacgCAAAtgctaaaaagccatggaccccctgccccacccttGATGAAGCCGTGCTTGGCTTTATGCTTTCAAATGTGAGATTTTtgccataaataatgtattctggctgaatCCTTCCATAAAGCCAGAGTCagattaacaacatatagccttacttttttttttgttaaaataggGCCAATGACTGGACTTTGATCACAatagttttaaacaaaaatactcTTTAGGGGACCATGTTGGGGGTCTTGGACAAGGGTTGGGAACCACTCCCATACGGGGTGGATTccaacttccctctggatggaGGTTTTTAATTCCAAGGTGCTGGACAAAGCGCTATAAAAACAGCTTTGCTCTTGTTGCATCACTGagcttaaagaaaaacatttgcactttatttgatttattttatttatttgtcttattcTTTATCCTAATCTTTATCAATGTGGCTTTTAAACTCTATGTTCTCATCCTGGTTTTTATACTACAGTAGAGATTCCTTTTATTTCCCAATggttcttgtttatttattttttccatcttgaTCTTGTTGCTTCTGCTCTGGTGTGTGGCGATGGTGGGCGTGCCTGTTTCCCTGGCAACCAGGATCTTCACCTGCACTTTGTTCTGCAATGAAGCAGCAAGTAGACCAGATCAGTCTTCCAGTCATCGGCAGATTGTTCATTTACCCACTGGTAACAGCTCTTGGCCGTCTCAGCATTTTTTCCTCTGTCTCATCTTTATCGACTCTCTTGCTTAGAAATCCGGACTCACCAACCTGCCGGCCTGTCACACCCTCATTCCGCTATTCATTCATCTGGTGATTCCTTATAAACCTTTTACTTattgggctgcacggtggtgtggtggttagcaccgcagcctcaaaGCAAGAAGTCGCCGGtttgaatctcggctggggggaggtttgaaccttgagggtggtggcctttctgtgtggagtttgcatgttctcgccgtgtatgcgtgggttctctccgggttctccggcttcctcccaccagccaaagacatgcatgttaggttaactgatgaCTCTGAATTCTCCctatgagtgagtgtgtgtgtgtgaatagttGTTTGTCCCCTgggtgttggccctgcgatggactggtgacctgtccaggctgggaaaggctccagcttccccgcgacccttaatggactaagcggttcagaaaatgaatgaactaCTTATTCTCAGCTCGGTGTCGGCGCTTGGATCCTGTTTTCACTCTAAACACGCAACAgatcttatttatttgatctttttccaTATCCTTGCTGGTGGATGGTGGAATACCTCTCaggttcagtgtgtgtgtgtgtgtgtgtgttttgttatggaaatactgttgttgttttatgcTAAACAAATCTACTCACAGGTATTAATAAAGTAACATTGATCTTAAACTCAGTCTCTGTTGTTTTTACATCTCCTCTTCCGTCTCCTTGTGTTGGCTTCTTGTGTGAAGACCAACACACAGTTTTCTGACGTAAACACCTGCTTTGCTGCCTGCTCCTCTCCATcagtcatcttcatcagaggGGCAGAAATCcataaacattttcttcatgTTATGTCTTGCTGTTGGGATGTCAGTTACTTAAATAACAGCTTATCAacattttgtaatgttttaaacCCAAGAAATAATATAAAGCTCAAAGTGAAATCTGACCAGATGGAAATGCAAAACAGCCTCAAACTCTTTATTTACTCATTATAAACTCAAAACTTATCTGAATTCACCTTCATTATTGccacagaaattaataaaatgcatttttctgcaAACCAAAACTATCTTGTTGGCAGCTGTTCAGCATCATCTGTCTGGTCCTGTGGCTTTGTTTCCTAAATCAGACCCACTAGTGgaagcagcttcttcttctaTCTATTGTCGtttggacagacagacagatgctgCCTAATACATGACCTCTGCCTTGGCTGAGGTAAAAGTATATATTAGTATGGATCACTAACACATGGGAACAAGATACAGTGACAGCTAAATTGTGCAAGCAGGTGGTATTTAAACCTCCTATACAGCACTTTAGATTTCAAAAGTTAATGGCTGCAAATTCTTGAAATTGTAGCTGCAGCTGTATTGAACACAGAGCATTTTATTAGTTTGGTGTATGGTTGCTTCTGTGGGTGGGACGATGTTTTACATCCAGCCCGCTGAGGAGAACTGAGAGGTCTGTGGCCTGGCAGACACATTTTTCTTAAGAATAGTAAGTTTGATGAATCAGATTAACAGAGATATAGGAGACCGGGATGGTTGTAACACTTTTTGCTGCAACACCTGTAACTCATTGAATTTTTGAGCTACAGTTCTCAAACTTTGATATGAAATACCCACATTTCTTCACCAAAAAATGCACCAATTCAAAAATCTGCAAGAATATCACAGACATCGTATGTTAATGTCAAACACATGGTTGTCCTTTGTTACAACCTACCCCACTACCGGGTGTGGTTGTAACACATACTGGGGAGGGTTGTAACAACTGGACAAAAGAAGCCGAAACAGATGCCACAACATACAATATGCttcaaaaatggatttattgaaaagaaaaatagatccAAACAAAATCTTTCTCTTTAACTGACTACAGCTCAAACGTTCAATGTTTAACTCAGAAgtgtgtgaatttgtgtgtgaataAGCCTACTTGAACAAACTTTCATAACAGTACTATGGCTGCTTAATGATAACTCTGCACTTGTGTAAAAAGATTCAGGTGTGATATTGAGCTTACATACTTTttgcatataaaaaacaaagaaaaaaaaaaaactgggctagtttgtacatattttgtttgactATGTTCTTAATCTGAATCACAATATTGACAAATGAAAGTTGGTAACCCTGGAGTGCAAGCGTGGCCCCAGGCTTATAGACTACATTGGGTACATTTTACCCACACTTCCTTTGGCCTTGAGCTGCAAGATGGCTCCATGTAGATAACACAAATATTCCCATCATCCAAGGTCTCAGAATCTTCAGCATTGCCTTTCAGCgtttttcatgtgtgtttatttatttatttattggtgggggtggtgttgctgctgcttcttcttcttctgcttttctttattctattgTAGCTTACTCTGGGAAGATGACTGGATCGCTGGTCTCTCAGCTTCTGCAGTGATTTGCAGTATCTGCTCAGTGTTACATGATAGATTCCTGTAACTGATCTGAATGACTTTCCCTTCTTTGAGACCTCatcagatgcttttttttttaaaaaaaaaaagctggcacacatctctctttcttttttccattgtcTAGatatgctttaaaaataataaaataaaaaaaaaaaacaacttaattttATGAATGGGGATGGTTGTAACACTGTTAACATAAATGTTACAACCCACCCCAACCCTGTCAGCCAGTGTTTAGGTAGCTGTGTTAGCATAGTGATTTGAAATTAGAAAGGGGGGAATGCATCACATTTTGCCTAAAAGACAACTTTTTCATTTACTGTAAGtcatatggttttattttaagttacataagtactaaactaaattaagtgttggtaaaaaaaattactttcttatcccaaaatcagtttttagtcaataaaatcagcatgcatgtgttttcaGCCTTGTTCACTGCCATGTGAGATTGAGAAGGAAGTGGGCAAACACTGGAATGATCATCTGACTCCTGTCTCATTCTTGATTGGTGAAAATAGTGGCGTTTCAACTCTCCCCATGTTATAACCATCCCCGGTCTCCCTATatgtaaaaagttatttataataCATATTGTGATTCCCTCCATCAGATTTAATACAGAACTTTATTTAGTTAActttattttgaaagaaaaatcttcttttttttttttgtgggtggCTCAGCTCACCTTAATGTACTGTGGTAAATTGATTGATGGGTAACCAATGAATGACACCATCTGTTGATGAGCCACAGTGATAGTTATACTGAGCATAAGAAAGACTGATCTAGGGTAGGGATGAGTATAGCACAGTAGTGAATAGATGGTGGTTGTAAGGGGTCAAAATTctttcagacataaacatgttttcaattttttaatgacagattCAATTTTTCTTTGACCCTTTTTCATTGgcctttaatttttgtttatacactttaccttttaaataattcatgACGCACTGCAGCTCAGGAACCATGTAGTAGTTTATTAATGATATGATTATATatgttttcaatttaatttaaatgacttaaaaacacattaaagtaGTTATGAATTTAATGAATTAACTATTTATTTCTCAGTTTTATTAACTGTTGACATATTTAttggttgttttttaacaatacataaaaaaaaggtaaaagagatgaaatacaaaaacaggACATCGTTTAAGTTACAATCGGAgatacagacaaacaaacaaacaaacaaacaaaacaaaaaaacaaaaaacaaaacaaaacaaaacaaaaaaaaacattgtctgaaaagggaaaaggaagattttttttaacttgtgaaaACCTAACCCCTTATACCAGAGGTAAGCAAGttcagtcctgcaagttttagatgtttacttGTTTCTACACACCAGATTCAAATGAATaagtcactgagcagaacttgataagacactggatccatttaatttgaatcaggtgtgtttcacACCTTAAAACCTGCAGGCTGAACTTGCCTACCCCTGCCTTCTTcgaaagcagaaacaaacaacatAATAAGAAATACTGGGTGGTCCATCAAGGGCATCGGGGGTAAATTCACACATAATAAAATTATGCACAGGTACTATTTTACACCAGTAAGGCTCTTCTGAACGGCCTTAATACAGAACAAATTGTGTTGGACGTGTAATGCAGATTGAGGGACCTTCTTACACTTAATGTGGGAGaggtcttttgtttttcctttttggaaAGAGGGTTTTGGACAACTAGAGGAAATCAGAATGACAACCAAGAATATCAAAAGCAGAATCTGACCTGTAATTTATTACAGcagctaaaattaaaaattattccTACAAGAGGAGTCAGACTTGATGAGCTTTTACTGAATGGATTAAGCTGATGACAGATAAAGCTTTTTATGAACTGATGATAGCAAAGCTGAGTGATAAAAAGGGCAAATTTGACTGGGTCTGGAGTCATTTTCTAAATTATGTAAGAGAGGAAAAGCTGCATATAACATATGAGGGGAGGAAGACCTGTATTATATgatattattgatttttaataGGTTATTAATATCTTGCATTATGTTTGCAATTTTCCTCTAGGATTAATACagtatttataatttaatttaatttaatttaatttaattatgtattaaATTTGTATGCTGATTTATGCATTGAatttttattgattgttttgGAGATTGTATGTCAATTCACAGTTATAGAATAGccaataataacaacaacatcaaAGTTAGCAAAACATGAATTTTCGAAGACACATAATCCTTTAGTTTGGTTACTGGGGTAATTCTTTTCGCATAATATCTTAAAATTCTGCATTGgtgaacatttttcattttctatgttTGTTCCACAAACAAACTCCTTTTACTGTAATGCTGTTGTAATTTGTATTGGTTCTAACGACCAGTTTGTCAAATACAATGAGGTTTTTGTCTTTACgtaattatttatgtattatatatgtatttatttccaaCATTACTTAATTAATGGCACATTTGAATTGTTATTGGTAAATTCATTCAATgtgtttatttctaattttaataaCTTAATGACACACTTAAGTAGTAATTGTCAATAAAATATTGTCAAATTGTCAAACaattaatgatttaataaatgaatgacacCTTCGTTTAACTATTCAATGTTGTATGTATTAAATTGTGGCACTTTTCTGACTCCATACATGGTGCTACGATTCCTGGACCGCTGACGTTTCCAAACATCAGCCCTCATGATCAACAGACGTAAAAGGGGAGATGGTTGTCACGTGCTCACGTCGTCTTCCTGTTTACCGCCTGAGTCTTCACACTGTTTTATACAGATTGCAACACCAGATTTCTCTGCTGTCTTCTCCGTTGATTTCCTGTTGCTACGAAGATTACGTCTGACCTACTTTGATCAGTTTGCCTGACGGACCTTTTTACCGAGGAAACATGAAGACGTGACATCGAGAAACGTGAGCAGGCCGGGGATAATCCTGGACATTTCCTGATTCCAGGTTGCCGGAGATCAGCTGGTGAGAGCGTGGAGACGGGCTGAAGTCGCGAGGTGTTGTGGAGGACAACACTTTGTTAACAACGACCCTGAGAAGCTGAGCTAGCCTAAAACTGGTCGCGATAAGTCTGGCAGCTGGAAGAACCGGTGTGGCTGGCTGGCTGTGCGAGGGCGCCGGCTACAGGCTCGTGTTTGCGTAGTGGAACAGTTGGCCGGTGCCCTGAATTCAGGAAGACTCCCCGGCGCTGGCCCCCTCAAGCGGGCAGTCAGGAAAAAGCTGGCCGGGAAGGGATGGCCTGGTCGGCCTTCCCGTTCCAAAGGAAAAGGCTCTGCGGTGTTTGAAGGGGGTCGAGTCCGGCTAGACGCCACCGCCGCGGGTCGAGGCGCGATGATGGCCGCATCTCCCTCCGTGGTCGACGGCTTCGCGGCCTGTGGGCTGTCGCTGAGAAAGGGCGAGGAAATAGCGGAGTTGATAGATTTGTTCTCCAAGACTCAGTACAGAGCAAAGGAAGTCAGTCCTCGGGTAAGATTGTGGGGGTGTGTCATCATTTGGTTCACAACATGACACCCTCTCCAGTCACTTCCATTTACATAAATGACAGAAATCAGTTTTCTTCCTGatcaatcagacatttaaatgaaaaacaaaagcaggctGAACCACATTCTGGatgttgagctttaaaatgttcacatcacGAAAA
Protein-coding sequences here:
- the lhfpl4a gene encoding LHFPL tetraspan subfamily member 4 protein; its protein translation is MLPSQDAAKIYHDNYMRNSRTIGILWAIFTICLAIINVVVFIEPYWIGDSINSPQAGYFGLFHYCVGNGKSDRELLCQGSFSDFSSIPSGAFRAASFFVLMSMVLTVSCIGSFTLFFFCNTATVYKTCAWMQLLCAVCLVLGCLIFPDGWDAEVIRDMCGDNTGKYMLGNCSVRWAYILAIIGILDALILSFLAFVLGNRQSSFLQVELRADNRDFNLSRIEIRDNKDLRFGLQRFH